The following coding sequences lie in one Desulfolucanica intricata genomic window:
- a CDS encoding TetR/AcrR family transcriptional regulator, producing the protein MADRTTDRRIIRTKRLIRDALTELMEEKGFEGITVNELTAKADINRGTFYLHYRDKHDLLKQSEDEIIQEINEIIKAAQQLVPIGAKNYNQQPEHFPFIVKLFEYLLENSDFMKVILGPKGDPSFQVKLKEVLRNNLLESFVKIDQKEEMMVPIEYLIAYVCSAHLGVIQHWLESGMKKSPQDMALVLSRMTLLGPGYVAGLVNY; encoded by the coding sequence ATGGCAGATCGAACAACAGATAGAAGAATTATCAGAACGAAACGACTGATTAGAGACGCTCTTACCGAATTAATGGAAGAAAAAGGGTTTGAAGGGATTACTGTAAACGAATTGACTGCGAAAGCCGATATTAATCGTGGGACATTTTATTTACATTACCGTGATAAACACGATTTATTGAAACAAAGTGAAGATGAGATTATCCAAGAAATAAATGAGATAATAAAGGCTGCACAGCAATTAGTACCAATAGGTGCAAAAAATTACAATCAACAACCCGAACACTTTCCGTTCATAGTAAAGCTATTTGAATACTTATTAGAAAACTCTGATTTCATGAAGGTTATCTTAGGCCCAAAGGGTGACCCGTCATTTCAAGTAAAACTAAAAGAAGTCTTAAGAAATAACTTACTTGAAAGTTTTGTAAAAATAGATCAAAAGGAAGAAATGATGGTTCCTATAGAATATCTTATTGCTTATGTTTGTTCAGCTCACCTTGGGGTTATCCAGCACTGGTTAGAAAGCGGTATGAAAAAATCTCCACAGGATATGGCATTGGTATTATCGAGAATGACTCTGTTGGGACCGGGATACGTTGCGGGATTAGTGAATTATTAA